The genomic region GGCTCTTTTGAAAGCCCTATCTCTTGATTATCAAGAAACACTGCCGTGTTTTCGGGTGCTTGTATGTGCAGTAACGGCGTAATAGATTTCAACTGAACTTCCAACTGCGTTATTTTTCCCCGCTCGACAATACAGGAGCGCATTTCAGTTCGGTACGCATCCGAACTGATACTTACCGAATACGTCCCCGGCAATAACAGCTGCAAATTTTCGAACTGCGTGAGATATTCGTTATTCAACTGTACGGTAACAGGTTTCTGTTCCTTTTCGGGAAATTGAAGCTTCAGCTTTAAACCACCTTCAGCGATCAGAAGGGGGCGAATAATAACCGTAAAAGAGGCTTGCTCAAAATCGTCAGGCAAGCCTTTCATAACAGGATTCAGCCGCAGCATAATAGGACTTACACCAATTCTGCCTGTATACGGTAAGAGTTCGCTATTCTTTATGTGCTTAAAAGTATAGTCTTTTTTTAACGGAATCCTCAGGATATACGAAAACCTATTCGGAAGCAATGCCGTACTGATTTTTTTTGCAGAATAGTCGACATATTTCTTTGAAGGTTCCGGTTTTATATCGGTATATACCGTATAGGCAATGGAATTAGGATAATTCATACTTGTCTTATCCTGCTTTATTTCAAGTTCTATCCCTTCCAAAACCAAAAAATCGCTTTTAACCGCAAACGAAACCGCATCATTATAACCGATGGTAAGCGATACGGGGGCAAATGCATCCCTGTCAAAGACATACGAATGCATATTGCTGATCCTAAAACTGTCAGCGTAAAAAAAAGAAACGGCAAAAAAGAAAAAATATGATGTTATACACAAGAGCTGCTTCATGACTTTGCTTTCTTTGTATCAATGAAAAGGGACGGATTCTTTGCCTTTCCTTGCTCACGTACCTCAAAGTGCAGATGAGGCCCTGTGGAAAGACCGGTAGAACCGACATACCCTATTACTATACCTGATTTTACCTTTTCATACAAGCGGGCGCGAACCTTGCTTAAGTGCCCGTACAAACTTTCCCTGCCGTCGTCATGGCGCAGCAAGATATAATTACCGTAGATATTGCTGTATGCAATTTCAATAATCGTACCTGAGGCGCATGCATAGACAGGGCTTCCGGTTGGGGCGGCAAGATCAATGCCTGCATGGTAGGTTGATTTTCCGGTAAAAGGGCTTTTCCGCATACCGAAGTCTGACGTAACAACAGCATGCTGCAACGGAAACCGATAGAACGGAACAAAAAAGAAGCTGCGCACGGTGCTGTCAAGCATCGCATTCGGAAAACATTCTACCCGTATCTTTTTCTCGGGATTTGCAGCGGAAGGGAGCGTAATGGAAAAAGATTCGGTTTTAAGCTTTTTACTCAGCGCTTCGGTCAATTTTTCTATATCGGAAACCGCTTTTTCGGGGAGATAGAGCGCCGGTAAAGTCGGCAGCAAGAACATCTTGCCTGAAATATCGGTTTTAACGGATTCGATACCGTTTAAGGTGATCAATGCATCATACGGAATACTGCATCGGGCAGCGATTCGGATAACGGTATCCTCTTTTCGTGCTCTATAGCGATAAAATTGCAGGGGTAATTCGCGAGCGGTTTTCCCTGCGGCAAGCGCTTTCCGTGCATAGAGGACATCATCGCTATATTGCTGAAAAATATGATTTTGCGGAGACAGCTCCGGTATCAGCGGCAGTTCAGCGTTTTCGGCAACCGCAGCAATAGAAATAAAAAAAATAAGTACACAGCAGAGTGGAAATTCTTTCATCGCCGAGAGCGCTATATCCGGTCTTCCGAAAACCCGAAAGCTACGAATCCGTATAATATAAACGAGAGGATAAGCACCGAAAAGGCCAAAATACGATGATAAGCAAAAATAAAGACAAAGAAGAGGATCAATCCTCCGAAGAGAATGAGCTTTTTTATGAGCGAATAGAGGAATCTTCGCGGATGGGCTTTATAGCTTTTTATACTGCGCTTAACAATAAAAAACAACAGAAGCGCAGAAAAAAGCAAAAGACTGATAGCGGTATACGTTTGTGTGTACCGAGTTGCCAACAGCCAGAGCGGATAGACAATACAGAAACTAAAGAGGAGGCAGCCTCCTAAAAGTAAACCGAATACACACACCTTCAAAAATAGGGACTTATAACCGGCCGCTATTTTGTGAAAATACTCTTTCACGCTTAAAACCTTTTGTAATCAACATAATAGCGGCAGCCTGTGCATACCGAACCGTTGAGAGCGGTTCCAGAACTGCCGCCAAGAAACCTAAACCGTTATCCTTCGGAAATTGCTTCCGTAGGACAAACGCCGGCACATGCACCGCAGCTGATGCAAGCATCAGCATCGATAACCCGTGCTCCATCCGCTTCACTGATAGCGCCTACGGGGCATTCGCCCTCGCATGCACCGCAATTGACGCAAGCATCGGAGATCTTATAAGCCATAGTCATACTCCTTGATATGTGTGATGCCCCTATCATAATCGGAACGACCGAAAAATGCAAGCATCAGGAGCACCCGGCAAAGAGTGTTTTTTTCCAACGGGCAATCATTTGCAGCGCTTGGAGCGGTGTGATTTCGTCGGCGTTTGTAGAAAGGATTTCGTTTATAACCATTTCTTCATCACTAAAGAGATTCTTTTCCGGACTCGTTTTCTGCTTCTCCGGCACGGTAAAGTCCGTAAGTATGGTAGTACCGGGCACCTGTGCGTTCAGCAGCTCCGTCGCCCGCCGGATAACCGTTTCCGGCAGCCCGGCAAGTTCCGCAACGTGTACCCCGTATGAATGGGCTGCGACCCCTTCGATAACCTTCTTTAAGAATACGATTTTTCCTTCGGTTTCCAGCACATCCAAGCACAGTTTTTGCAGCCGCGGATGGGTGAGCTGCGCTAATTCATGGTAATGGGTTGCAAAGAGCGTTTTTGCACCGATCGTATGCAAAAGGTATTCGCTCACCGCCCGCGCGATTGAAAATCCGTCTCCCGTCGAAGTCCCTCTTCCGATTTCGTCCATGATAACAAGACTGTTGACCGAAGCATTCCGCAGGATGTATGCGGTTTCGGTCATTTCAACAAGGAAGGTGGATTCCCCGCGGGCGAGGTTATCGCTTGCACCGACACGACAAAAAATACAGTCGACGGGAGTGAGCAGTGCTTTTTCCGCCGGCACAAAGGATCCTATCTGTGCAAGCAGTGTAATGAGCGCCGTTTGCCGCAAAAAGGTGCTTTTACCCGCCATATTGGGGCCGGTAATGA from Treponema vincentii harbors:
- a CDS encoding LysM peptidoglycan-binding domain-containing M23 family metallopeptidase encodes the protein MKEFPLCCVLIFFISIAAVAENAELPLIPELSPQNHIFQQYSDDVLYARKALAAGKTARELPLQFYRYRARKEDTVIRIAARCSIPYDALITLNGIESVKTDISGKMFLLPTLPALYLPEKAVSDIEKLTEALSKKLKTESFSITLPSAANPEKKIRVECFPNAMLDSTVRSFFFVPFYRFPLQHAVVTSDFGMRKSPFTGKSTYHAGIDLAAPTGSPVYACASGTIIEIAYSNIYGNYILLRHDDGRESLYGHLSKVRARLYEKVKSGIVIGYVGSTGLSTGPHLHFEVREQGKAKNPSLFIDTKKAKS
- a CDS encoding DUF362 domain-containing protein; the protein is MAYKISDACVNCGACEGECPVGAISEADGARVIDADACISCGACAGVCPTEAISEG